The proteins below come from a single Eucalyptus grandis isolate ANBG69807.140 chromosome 3, ASM1654582v1, whole genome shotgun sequence genomic window:
- the LOC104437939 gene encoding 2-hydroxymuconate semialdehyde hydrolase: protein MLNIPPFLSFVTLYETYLRRCFANAGLSQQTLKLDDETTVRFWGPNPEETARKTPVMLIHGFGPVGLWQWRKQVQCLVPHFDVYVPDLIFFGGSTTRSAERTEVFQAAAVAKLADKLNLQRFHVVGTSYGGFVAYHVAQMWPERIRKVVIASSGVNMKKGDNEQLLGRAKLENIEDLMLPETAANLRTLMDLAVYKRIAHMVPDFVLNEFINRLYTEKREEKIELLKGLTLGREEDPGISALQQDVLLIWGDHDQLFPLRMATELKELLGKKVKLEVMENTAHVPQIEDPLRFNSILKDFLCEEESF from the exons ATGCTAAACATACCACCCTTCCTCAGCTTTGTCACCTTGTATGAGACCTATCTCCGCCGCTGCTTTGCCAACGCCGGCCTCTCGCAACAAACCCTGAAGCTTGACGATGAGACCACTGTCCGGTTCTGGGGCCCGAACCCCGAAGAAACCGCCCGGAAAACTCCCGTCATGTTGATCCACGGGTTCGGCCCCGTGGGTCTCTGGCAATGGAGGAAGCAGGTCCAATGCCTCGTCCCTCACTTCGATGTCTACGTCCCGGACTTGATCTTCTTCGGCGGCTCCACCACGAGGTCCGCCGAGAGGACCGAGGTCTTCCAGGCAGCCGCCGTGGCGAAGCTCGCTGACAAGTTGAATTTACAGAGGTTCCACGTTGTGGGGACGAGCTATGGCGGGTTCGTAGCGTACCACGTGGCGCAGATGTGGCCCGAGAGGATCAGGAAGGTGGTGATCGCGAGCTCGGGGGTCAACATGAAGAAGGGAGACAACGAGCAGTTGTTGGGGAGGGCCAAGCTAGAGAACATCGAGGACCTCATGTTGCCGGAAACCGCTGCGAACCTGAGGACGCTGATGGATCTGGCCGTGTACAAGCGCATTGCGCACATGGTGCCGGATTTCGTTTTGAACGAGTTCATCAAT AGATTATATACggaaaaaagggaggaaaagatAGAGCTTCTCAAGGGATTGACCCTTGGAAGAGAGGAGGACCCTGGCATTTCTGCTCTTCAACAG GATGTGCTGTTGATCTGGGGAGACCATGACCAATTATTCCCATTGCGAATGGCAACTGAACTCAAGGA gCTTTTGGGGAAGAAGGTGAAGCTGGAGGTGATGGAGAACACGGCGCACGTGCCGCAGATTGAAGACCCGCTGCGGTTCAACAGCATCCTCAAGGATTTCTTATGTGAAGAGGAGTCCTTTTAG